A genomic region of Alligator mississippiensis isolate rAllMis1 chromosome 6, rAllMis1, whole genome shotgun sequence contains the following coding sequences:
- the FAS gene encoding tumor necrosis factor receptor superfamily member 6 has protein sequence MIKTLLVSFLVFSWSTGSQHESDNTLAAHSAYKIAIKRIIAKREINCESDQHLAADGKTCCKKCPPGTFKKHDCTTGNNTTCSPCNNGLTFMDEYNYVEKCRRCQPCDSGHGLEVENNCTTTHNTKCRCKSGYFCVSEQCTKHCEPCDKCENGIVDVHCTPTSNTVCKGNFWWMLSALILLLPLAGILYYCLQHRKNYKNLNVNQQYSNNVIGEENPLLYTDIDLSPHISSIAEGMTLPQVKTFVRRHQITEPTIERVIQDNQNDTAEQKIKLLLNWYEAHGMKGAHRTLISSLRELKMCAVADSIEEKLKAAVSSSQENNKSNNGTTEQSSVHSYGDSVP, from the exons GTTTTCAGCTGGAGCACTGGATCACAGCATGAAAGCGATAATACACTTGCAGCACACTCTGCATATAAGATCGCTATAAAGAGGATTATTGCTAAAAGAGAAATTAATTGCGAGTCTGATCAACACCTCGCAGCCGACGGCAAGACCTGTTGTAAGAAGTGTCCACCAG gtacattcaaaaagcatgaTTGTACAACAGGCAACAATACAACTTGTTCACCGTGCAACAATGGACTTACCTTCATGGATGAATACAATTATGTGGAGAAGTGCCGAAGGTGCCAACCATGTGACAGTGGACATG GTCTGGAAGTTGAAAACAACTGTACCACCACACACAATACAAAATGCAGGTGTAAAAGTGGTTATTTTTGCGTTTCTGAACAATGTACAAAACATTGTGAACCATGTGACAA GTGTGAAAATGGCATAGTTGACGTACACTGTACCCCAACCTCAAATACCGTATGTAAAG GAAACTTTTGGTGGATGTTGTCAGCACTTATACTACTACTGCCATTGGCTGGAATACTGTACTACTGCTTGCAGC ACAGGAAGAATTACAAGAACTTGAATGTTAACCAGCAGTATTCAAATAATGTGATAGGG GAAGAAAACCCTCTGCTATATACAG ATATTGACTTGAGCCCCCACATTTCTAGTATTGCAGAGGGGATGACATTACCCCAAGTCAAAACATTTGTTCGGAGGCATCAAATAACAGAACCAACCATAGAGCGAGTCATTCAGGACAACCAGAATGATACAGCTGAGCAGAAAATTAAATTGCTCCTTAACTGGTATGAAGCCCACGGAATGAAGGGGGCACACAGAACTTTGATCAGCAGCTTGAGAGAACTCAAAATGTGTGCTGTTGCTGATAGTATTGAGGAAAAACTGAAGGCGGCTGTTTCCAGCAGTCAGGAAAACAACAAATCAAATAATGGAACTACTGAGCAAAGCAGTGTCCATTCTTATGGAGACTCAGTGCCATAA